CGCCGCCCATGCCCGCGATCCGCGGCCGCTCGACGCCGCCTGCCCGTGCTACACGTGCTGCCAGTTCTCCCGCGCCTACCTCCGCCACCTCTTCCTGGCCCAGGAGCTGACGGTCTACCGTCTCCTCACGCTGCACAACCTGACGTTCTACCTCGGCCTGATGGCCGAGATGCGGGCGGCCATCGCCGCCGGGACCTTCGAGACACTCCGGCGCGAGATCACGGACGCCTATGCTTCGGCGCCCGCCGAGACCCTGCCGGGCCGCGACCCCGCGCGGCGAACGCCGCGGGACTCCCGGCCGAAGTGGTCAACCGTGCCGGCGGTCGAGCCGCCGGCGCAGGAGGAGCTCTCGTGATCGACCTGGCCTACGCGATGGGGCCCCTGCCCGGCGGGAACAGCGGGCCGGCCTCGGTCTTCATCCAGTTCGTGCCCATGATCGCGATCTTCGCCATCTTCTTCTTCCTCCTGATCCGCCCGCAGCAACGGGAGCGCAAGCGGAAGGAGGAGATGCTGGCCAGTCTCAAGAAGGGCGACCGCGTGGTCACCTCGGGTGGCCTCATCGGCACCATCGTGGGGATCAACGACCAGACGGTCACGCTCAAGATCGCCGACTCGGTGCGGGTGGAATGCCTCCGGAGCGCGGTCACCGGGCTCCGGGGCGATACCCGGGCCGAGCAGGAATCGGCCTGAGGCGGGAGGGACGCGAGGCATGCCGCGGTACGTGTGGCTCCGCATCGCCGTGGTGGCAGCGGTCATCGCCGCCGCGGGGTGGTACGTCTATCCGCCCCGCCGGACCATCAACCTCGGACTCGACCTGCAGGGCGGGATCCACCTGGTGCTGGGGGTCGACGTCGACAAAGCCCTCGAGCACGTGGTCGAGCGCGCGACGACCGATGTCCGGAACCGGCTCCAGACGAAAGGCATCGGAGCCGAGGTGGCCCGGCAGGGCTCGACCATCCTCGTGGTCCAGCTCACCTCGCCCCAGACCGCGAAGGACGCCCAGGCCGTCCTGGCCGACGTGGCGAACTACACGATCCGGACGACGGACACCGCCGCCGGTCGCTTCGAGCTGGAGCTGACGCAGAAGGAGCTCGCGAGCCGGCGCGACTCGTTCGTCCGGCAGGCCCTGGAGACGATCCGGAACCGGGTGGATCAGTTCGGGGTCGCCGAGCCGACCATCCAGCGACAGGGGGAGAACCGCATTCTGATCCAGCTCCCCGGCATCCAGGATCCCGCCCGCGCCAAGGCACTGATCGGCAAGACGGCGGTCCTCGAGTTCAAGCTGCTCGACGAGCAGGTCGAGGTGGAGAAGGCGCTCCGGGAAGGGGCTCCCCCGGGCGACGAGATCCTCTACGGCCGGCATGTCGAGCGGCAGACCAAGGCCGAGACCCGGGTCCCCTACGTGGTCAAGAAGCCGGTCCTCCTGACCGGCGACACGATCCGGACCGCGGAAGTCCGCATCTCCGACGCCGGCGAGCCCTACGTCTCGGTCGAGTTCGACCGGACCGGCACCGCCATCTTCGCCGACGTGACCGAGAAGAACGTGGGCAAGCGTCTGGCCATCGTCCTCGACGGCAGCGTCCACTCGGCGCCGGTCATTCGGGAGCGGATCCCCTCAGGGCAAGCCCAGATCACCGGGGGCTTCACGGCCGAAGAGGCCCGCGACCTCGCCATCGTCCTCCGGGCGGGCGCCTTGCCGGCCCCCGTGCAGATCCTGGAGGAGCGGACCGTCGGCCCGTCCCTGGGGGCGGACTCCATCCGGAAGGGCGTCATCTCGACGCTCGCGGGCGCGCTGGCCGTGGTCCTGTTCATGGTGATCTACTACCGGCTCTCGGGGCTGGTGGCGGACGTCGCGCTGCTCCTCAACCTCTTGATCCTCCTGTCCGCCATGGCGGGCTTCCATGCCACGTTGACCCTCCCCGGCATCGCCGGGATCGTGCTCACCATCGGGATGGCGGTCGACACGAACATCCTGATCTTCGAGCGGATCCGGGAGGAGTTCCGGCTGGGCAAGAGCGTGCGGGCCGCCATCGAGGCGGGCTTCAGGCGGGCGTTCACGACCGTCATCGATACCCATGTCACCGTGCTCGTGTCGGCCGTCATCCTCTATCAGTTCGGGACCGGCCCCGTGAAGGGGTTCGCGGTCACGCTCTTCATCGGCATCCTGGCGAGCCTCTTCACCGCGGTGTTCTTTACCCGGCTCATCTTCGACCTCATCTACATGGGTCGGAGCCGGTTGCAGACCCTGAGCATCTGAGAGCGATGCCGACCCTGCTCACCCGTCCCGGTGGTGTCTCGAGGTGGCATGGGTTCGATTCGTCCACGCGCTTCTGGTCGGAGCGCTTCGAGCGCGGGCTGTGCCCGCGCAATCCCGAGGGGAGGCATCGGAG
Above is a window of Candidatus Methylomirabilota bacterium DNA encoding:
- the yajC gene encoding preprotein translocase subunit YajC, yielding MIDLAYAMGPLPGGNSGPASVFIQFVPMIAIFAIFFFLLIRPQQRERKRKEEMLASLKKGDRVVTSGGLIGTIVGINDQTVTLKIADSVRVECLRSAVTGLRGDTRAEQESA
- the secD gene encoding protein translocase subunit SecD yields the protein MPRYVWLRIAVVAAVIAAAGWYVYPPRRTINLGLDLQGGIHLVLGVDVDKALEHVVERATTDVRNRLQTKGIGAEVARQGSTILVVQLTSPQTAKDAQAVLADVANYTIRTTDTAAGRFELELTQKELASRRDSFVRQALETIRNRVDQFGVAEPTIQRQGENRILIQLPGIQDPARAKALIGKTAVLEFKLLDEQVEVEKALREGAPPGDEILYGRHVERQTKAETRVPYVVKKPVLLTGDTIRTAEVRISDAGEPYVSVEFDRTGTAIFADVTEKNVGKRLAIVLDGSVHSAPVIRERIPSGQAQITGGFTAEEARDLAIVLRAGALPAPVQILEERTVGPSLGADSIRKGVISTLAGALAVVLFMVIYYRLSGLVADVALLLNLLILLSAMAGFHATLTLPGIAGIVLTIGMAVDTNILIFERIREEFRLGKSVRAAIEAGFRRAFTTVIDTHVTVLVSAVILYQFGTGPVKGFAVTLFIGILASLFTAVFFTRLIFDLIYMGRSRLQTLSI